In Fluviispira sanaruensis, a genomic segment contains:
- a CDS encoding inositol monophosphatase family protein yields MESLEKIFNTAQLCSEIAIKMSLNFKHGIDPQSLKNDKSWVTSADQQIEKELRKIILKNHPTHFIFGEEEGGELGNDEDAYTWILDPIDGTFSFVHNIPFYSSLIAVLKGKTPIIGFACLPAMGITMSALKGQGAFINGEKYIKPPLVGNPNIEIVATADPYRFYIEQKGEILQTLYGPQIKTRTYPDALGYYMLLKGSVRAFIDPKVEIWDVAPFHVIMPEAGFAIQSWNENKDLQRGSSIAFPIDMQKMPINCSDILELTKRFA; encoded by the coding sequence ATGGAATCACTCGAAAAGATCTTTAATACAGCTCAGCTATGTTCCGAAATCGCAATTAAAATGAGTTTGAATTTCAAACATGGCATAGATCCTCAAAGTTTAAAGAATGACAAATCTTGGGTGACTTCTGCTGATCAGCAAATTGAAAAAGAATTAAGAAAAATTATCCTGAAAAATCATCCGACTCACTTTATTTTTGGCGAAGAAGAAGGAGGTGAACTCGGGAATGATGAAGATGCTTATACTTGGATCCTCGACCCAATTGATGGCACTTTTAGTTTTGTGCACAATATTCCATTTTACTCATCTCTCATTGCCGTATTAAAAGGCAAAACACCTATTATAGGTTTTGCTTGCTTGCCTGCAATGGGTATTACTATGAGCGCACTCAAGGGACAGGGGGCATTTATAAATGGTGAAAAATATATTAAGCCACCTCTCGTAGGAAATCCAAATATAGAAATTGTTGCAACTGCTGACCCTTATCGCTTTTACATAGAACAAAAGGGTGAGATTTTACAAACCTTATATGGACCACAGATAAAAACCAGAACGTATCCAGATGCACTTGGCTATTATATGCTGTTAAAGGGATCCGTTCGCGCTTTTATCGATCCTAAAGTTGAAATTTGGGATGTAGCCCCCTTTCATGTGATTATGCCTGAAGCGGGTTTTGCCATACAAAGCTGGAATGAAAATAAAGATTTACAACGAGGAAGCAGCATTGCGTTTCCAATCGACATGCAAAAAATGCCTATAAATTGCTCAGATATACTTGAACTCACCAAAAGATTTGCTTAA
- a CDS encoding NAD-dependent aldehyde dehydrogenase, which produces MNDRKKIENLLLTLSENKNRWAELKLCEKKNYLNNAMNILLTESKQWADSCIRAKGLDENTEISGQEYLQGPAIVMKQMRLLIKALDAKGSPRIPKVYKTKGNQYIARVLPAHFYDKVMWRGFTAEVRILKNKEPSQGMFYKRNKVTGSLSLVLGAGNVSSIAPLDALHKLFTEGKVCLVKLNPVNDYLLDIFNNIFADLIKDGYLAFIKGDAETSEWLCNHLLVDDIHITGSHKTHNKIVWGNEIPPQPLDMNKIKNNKNITSELGCVTPVILIPGVWSDEQLEYHARQIASAVENNGSFNCNAMKLIVTCEGWQQRELFLKQLRKELSLLKSRKAYYPGAQNRYNEFLKRYPQAEVLGEKKVGCIPWTLIADIKKSENEYAFNEEAFCGIISETALTEEDIPSFIQAATEFCNNEVWGTLSCSVIVDPLTRKEYSQEIDDCIDALRYGAIGINCWSALSYAFASTTWGAYPGHTLEDIQSGIGAVHNGYLIDFPEKSVIDAPFIIKPTPVWFYNNKNIREISEKLIQFEYSQNIFDFLKLIFAAAKG; this is translated from the coding sequence ATGAATGATAGAAAAAAAATTGAGAACCTATTACTTACATTAAGTGAGAATAAAAACCGATGGGCTGAGTTAAAATTGTGCGAGAAAAAAAATTATTTAAATAATGCTATGAATATTTTATTGACAGAATCCAAGCAATGGGCTGACTCCTGCATAAGAGCAAAAGGGCTCGATGAGAATACTGAAATTTCTGGACAAGAGTATTTGCAAGGGCCAGCTATAGTTATGAAACAGATGCGTCTTCTCATCAAAGCACTCGATGCTAAAGGCAGTCCAAGAATCCCAAAAGTCTATAAAACAAAAGGAAATCAATATATCGCACGAGTGCTTCCTGCTCATTTCTATGACAAAGTTATGTGGAGAGGATTTACAGCTGAGGTAAGAATTCTTAAAAATAAAGAACCTTCACAAGGAATGTTTTATAAAAGAAACAAAGTAACAGGTTCCTTGAGTCTTGTACTTGGCGCTGGAAATGTTTCTAGCATTGCTCCTTTGGATGCATTGCATAAACTCTTTACGGAAGGAAAAGTTTGTCTTGTAAAATTAAATCCTGTTAATGACTATCTTTTAGATATCTTCAATAATATTTTTGCAGATTTGATAAAAGATGGATATCTCGCTTTTATAAAAGGTGATGCTGAAACTTCAGAATGGTTATGTAATCATCTGCTAGTCGATGATATCCACATTACAGGTTCACATAAAACACATAACAAAATTGTTTGGGGAAATGAAATTCCTCCACAGCCACTAGATATGAATAAAATTAAAAATAATAAAAATATCACATCGGAATTAGGCTGCGTAACTCCTGTTATTTTAATACCCGGTGTGTGGAGTGATGAGCAATTAGAATATCATGCAAGACAGATTGCAAGTGCGGTCGAAAATAATGGGAGCTTCAACTGCAATGCAATGAAGTTAATTGTTACTTGTGAAGGATGGCAGCAAAGAGAACTTTTTTTAAAACAACTCAGAAAAGAATTATCCCTATTAAAATCCAGAAAAGCATACTATCCTGGTGCGCAAAATCGTTATAATGAATTTTTAAAAAGATACCCACAAGCAGAAGTATTAGGAGAAAAAAAGGTTGGTTGTATTCCTTGGACCCTTATTGCAGACATAAAAAAGTCTGAGAATGAATATGCATTTAATGAAGAGGCATTTTGTGGGATTATTTCTGAAACAGCTTTAACGGAAGAAGATATTCCATCCTTCATCCAGGCTGCAACGGAGTTTTGTAATAACGAAGTCTGGGGTACATTGAGTTGCTCTGTAATTGTAGATCCATTAACGCGTAAAGAATATTCTCAAGAAATAGATGATTGTATAGATGCACTCCGGTATGGTGCCATTGGTATTAATTGTTGGTCTGCTCTTTCTTATGCATTTGCCTCAACCACTTGGGGAGCTTATCCTGGGCATACCTTAGAGGATATTCAATCAGGTATCGGGGCTGTGCATAATGGTTACCTTATTGATTTTCCAGAAAAGTCTGTTATCGATGCACCATTTATTATTAAACCAACGCCTGTATGGTTTTATAATAATAAAAATATTCGCGAAATATCAGAAAAACTGATTCAATTTGAGTATTCGCAAAATATATTTGATTTCTTAAAATTAATTTTCGCGGCTGCTAAGGGATAG
- a CDS encoding helix-turn-helix domain-containing protein: protein MNIFIEVAKQNSITNVDMNLNIPKFYESLGIKKLEIQVGARLFSRSTRQIVLMHV, encoded by the coding sequence ATAAATATTTTTATCGAAGTTGCAAAACAGAATAGTATTACTAATGTGGATATGAATTTAAATATCCCAAAATTTTATGAATCGCTTGGGATAAAAAAATTAGAAATACAGGTTGGGGCAAGATTATTTTCTCGTTCAACCAGACAGATTGTTTTAATGCATGTCTGA
- a CDS encoding LysR substrate-binding domain-containing protein produces the protein MISIHRRIARVILLPNLPKFFSLFPNIKLSLCSTDCYVNLIEDGYDCVVRVVDLIDSLYITKLIWELKIIDCASLSYFRQLDRAVSVSHLSKHFIINYASADSATSVFEYFLEEKTHQVKMNSLLTLNNAESYISAALSGLGIIQVPAYDVRDLIEQNILVKILENYQPQSLPISFLYPHRKQIVKPLNVFMEWFNELICSYLK, from the coding sequence ATAATATCTATTCATAGAAGAATAGCAAGAGTTATTCTTCTTCCCAATTTACCAAAATTCTTTTCGCTTTTTCCTAATATTAAACTATCATTATGCTCAACGGATTGTTATGTTAACCTCATAGAGGATGGGTATGACTGTGTGGTGAGAGTGGTAGATCTCATAGATTCTTTGTATATTACTAAATTAATTTGGGAGCTTAAGATAATTGATTGTGCAAGTTTGAGTTATTTTCGCCAACTCGACAGAGCTGTGAGCGTTTCTCATTTATCTAAGCACTTTATTATCAATTATGCTTCTGCTGATAGCGCAACATCCGTTTTCGAATATTTTTTAGAGGAAAAAACTCATCAAGTTAAAATGAATTCTCTGTTAACTTTAAATAATGCTGAATCATATATTTCTGCGGCACTTTCAGGATTAGGTATTATACAAGTACCTGCATATGATGTTCGAGACTTAATTGAACAAAACATTCTAGTTAAAATTCTCGAGAATTATCAGCCGCAATCATTGCCAATATCATTTCTATACCCGCATAGAAAACAAATTGTGAAACCTTTAAATGTCTTTATGGAATGGTTTAATGAATTGATTTGTTCATATTTAAAATAA
- a CDS encoding GNAT family N-acetyltransferase — translation MSEIALGLKTDLMFFDFSKNKIEKEDYFVLKTPHNPEFFWGNYLLFKKPPCQGDFEKWTESFQKEFAQIKDINHMTFSWEEIGNEVEIDKFKDADFDFNETIVLMANKDNIHCKYLNPEIVCRRIVTDEDWDNILEFQLNTNERIPEKKFKTYIIKKMKDFRTFSESGLGFWYAAYINNNIISDLGLYWNSEIARYRDIKTQKEYRKKGISQTLIAFAAHDSKQNKFVIQTEEGGMAINMYKSIGFAFKEKIFGLCRYEKSVWDN, via the coding sequence ATGAGTGAAATAGCGCTTGGTCTAAAAACCGATCTTATGTTCTTTGATTTTAGCAAAAATAAAATAGAAAAAGAAGATTACTTTGTTCTTAAAACGCCACATAATCCAGAATTTTTTTGGGGAAATTATTTGCTTTTTAAGAAACCACCCTGTCAAGGCGATTTTGAAAAATGGACAGAGTCTTTTCAAAAAGAATTCGCTCAAATTAAAGACATAAATCATATGACTTTTAGCTGGGAAGAAATAGGTAATGAAGTAGAAATAGATAAATTTAAAGATGCTGACTTCGATTTTAACGAAACAATTGTTTTAATGGCAAACAAAGATAATATTCATTGCAAGTATTTGAATCCAGAGATTGTCTGTAGACGGATTGTCACAGATGAAGACTGGGATAATATTTTAGAGTTTCAATTAAACACTAACGAAAGAATTCCTGAAAAAAAATTCAAAACTTATATCATAAAAAAAATGAAAGACTTTAGAACTTTTTCAGAAAGTGGTCTTGGTTTTTGGTATGCGGCCTATATAAATAATAATATCATTTCGGACTTAGGTTTGTATTGGAACTCAGAAATTGCGCGTTATAGGGATATTAAAACTCAAAAAGAATATAGAAAAAAAGGGATATCACAAACTTTAATAGCTTTTGCAGCCCATGACTCTAAGCAGAATAAATTTGTTATTCAAACAGAAGAAGGTGGAATGGCTATTAATATGTATAAGTCCATTGGTTTTGCCTTCAAAGAAAAAATATTTGGCCTATGTCGTTATGAGAAATCGGTCTGGGATAATTAA
- a CDS encoding VOC family protein, with translation MKYLHTMLRVGDLDKSIQFYCEILNFELIRRCDFPEGQFTLAFLKAKSDLESTAELELTYNWGVNKYEIGTGYGHLAYQVDSIDEIKNRLNQFNLQLSWGPGKTPNGKQKMAFLMDPDGYKIELLESF, from the coding sequence ATGAAATATCTTCATACAATGCTACGAGTTGGCGATCTTGACAAATCAATTCAATTTTATTGTGAAATACTAAATTTCGAGCTCATTCGCCGTTGTGATTTTCCAGAAGGTCAATTCACTTTAGCATTTTTAAAAGCGAAAAGCGATCTGGAAAGCACTGCCGAACTCGAACTTACCTATAATTGGGGAGTGAATAAATATGAGATTGGCACTGGTTATGGACATTTAGCTTATCAAGTCGATTCTATCGATGAAATAAAAAATCGTTTAAATCAATTTAATTTACAATTGAGTTGGGGACCAGGAAAAACACCAAATGGCAAACAAAAAATGGCTTTTTTAATGGATCCCGATGGGTATAAAATCGAATTGCTGGAATCATTTTAA